A genomic stretch from Candidatus Baltobacteraceae bacterium includes:
- the mutS gene encoding DNA mismatch repair protein MutS, with protein MSEPIKYSPMLEQYFGMKSRYPEAILLSRVGDFYEAYGEDAQTIAQALQIALTSKESGGGRRVAMAGVPHHALAGYLHKLVAQRFIVALAEQLEAPVPNKLVRRDVVRIVTPGTLIEEQLLDGKSHNYLAAVSAIDDVFALAYADVSTGHGAATAISGEGAYDDVLAELARIAPSEIVADVPPAVRAAMSGALEASGARIAAPSIGLVDARERTPVGGFSSDEVTAMHRALDVLGGFIKRTAIAGGGDSLRAVEFYHHRNFLMLDPSTRKHLELIKAQGVNPRATLLATLDLCASSMGSRMLGRWILAPLVDRDAILARQDAVQTLLDEHARREAVREILAGCFDLERIAQKVRFRRALPRDLASLRRTLEVLRPLPQVTPPALAATVAEIGEFAALAEDLERTLADEPPAQLADGGVIRPEADAELAQCVALRTDARSSLSALEERERERTGIKSLRIKYASAFGYAIEISKTHAASVPADYVRKQTLTTGERYITPELKELELAISTAQSRQQRLEEKLYGELLERVAACVDDLLRTAETIARLDVLAALAQAAAERSYVRPDFVEESAVAIEDGRHPVMEAVLHAHFVPNDLHLESQVHRFILLTGPNMGGKSTYLRQAGLLTIMAQIGSYVPARAMRLGIVDRIFTRIGAGDDLASGQSTFYMEMAEAAGILRRSTRRSLLLIDEVGRGTGTIDGLSIAQAICEYLLGLEAQAPMVLFATHFHELCALADHWPLVANYHITAVENTARDGAPVFSHRVQAGSSSRSFGLEVARMAGLPPAVVERAREIADALSGQSDLEVTAPLRRRLSKAGASEEQLSLL; from the coding sequence ATGAGCGAGCCGATCAAGTACTCGCCGATGCTCGAGCAGTACTTCGGGATGAAGAGCCGATATCCCGAAGCGATCTTGCTCTCTCGTGTCGGCGACTTCTACGAAGCCTATGGCGAGGACGCGCAGACGATCGCGCAGGCGCTGCAGATCGCGCTCACCAGTAAGGAATCAGGCGGCGGACGGCGTGTCGCGATGGCCGGCGTACCGCATCACGCGCTTGCCGGCTACCTGCATAAGCTGGTCGCGCAGCGCTTCATCGTTGCGCTCGCGGAACAGCTCGAAGCACCGGTTCCCAACAAGCTCGTTCGCCGCGACGTCGTGCGCATCGTGACGCCGGGTACGCTGATCGAGGAGCAGCTGCTCGACGGCAAATCGCACAATTATCTCGCGGCCGTCAGCGCGATCGACGACGTCTTTGCGCTGGCCTACGCCGACGTGTCCACCGGACACGGCGCGGCGACGGCGATCTCCGGCGAGGGCGCCTACGACGACGTGCTGGCCGAACTCGCCCGCATCGCACCCTCGGAAATCGTCGCCGACGTGCCGCCCGCAGTGCGCGCGGCGATGAGCGGTGCGCTCGAGGCGAGCGGCGCGCGCATCGCCGCGCCGTCGATCGGTCTGGTGGACGCTCGCGAACGCACGCCCGTCGGCGGGTTCTCTTCGGATGAAGTGACGGCGATGCACCGGGCGCTCGACGTGCTCGGAGGATTCATCAAACGCACCGCGATCGCCGGCGGCGGCGACAGCCTGCGCGCGGTCGAGTTCTACCATCATCGCAATTTTCTGATGCTCGACCCCTCGACGCGCAAGCATCTCGAATTGATCAAGGCCCAGGGCGTGAATCCACGCGCGACGCTGCTCGCGACGCTCGACCTGTGCGCGAGCTCGATGGGATCGCGAATGCTCGGGCGCTGGATTCTCGCGCCCCTCGTCGATCGCGATGCGATCCTCGCCCGTCAAGATGCCGTGCAAACATTGCTCGACGAGCACGCGCGCCGCGAGGCCGTGCGTGAGATCTTGGCCGGCTGCTTCGATCTGGAACGCATCGCGCAGAAGGTTCGTTTCCGCCGCGCACTTCCGCGCGACCTTGCCTCGCTGCGGCGGACGCTCGAGGTGTTGCGCCCGCTGCCGCAGGTGACGCCGCCGGCCCTCGCCGCCACGGTGGCGGAGATCGGCGAGTTTGCCGCGCTTGCCGAAGACCTCGAGCGAACGCTGGCCGACGAGCCGCCGGCGCAACTCGCCGACGGCGGCGTGATTCGGCCTGAAGCCGACGCCGAGCTCGCGCAGTGCGTCGCTCTGCGCACCGACGCGCGTTCGAGTCTTTCGGCTCTGGAGGAACGCGAACGAGAACGCACCGGCATCAAATCGCTGCGCATCAAATACGCGAGCGCGTTCGGCTATGCGATCGAGATCAGCAAGACGCACGCGGCCAGCGTGCCGGCCGACTACGTGCGCAAACAGACGCTCACGACCGGCGAACGCTACATCACGCCCGAGCTCAAGGAATTGGAGCTGGCGATTTCTACCGCGCAGTCGCGTCAGCAGCGCCTGGAAGAGAAGCTTTACGGCGAGCTGCTCGAGCGCGTGGCTGCGTGCGTCGACGATCTGCTGCGGACCGCCGAGACGATCGCGCGGCTCGACGTCCTCGCTGCGCTCGCGCAAGCCGCCGCCGAGCGCAGCTACGTGCGTCCGGATTTCGTCGAAGAGAGCGCGGTTGCGATCGAGGACGGCCGGCATCCGGTGATGGAGGCGGTGCTGCACGCGCACTTCGTGCCCAACGACCTGCATCTGGAGTCGCAGGTGCATCGCTTCATCTTGTTGACCGGACCGAACATGGGCGGGAAATCGACCTATCTCCGGCAAGCCGGGCTGCTGACGATCATGGCGCAGATCGGGTCGTACGTGCCGGCGCGGGCGATGCGCCTGGGCATCGTGGACCGGATCTTTACCCGGATTGGCGCCGGTGACGATTTGGCCTCGGGCCAGTCAACCTTTTATATGGAGATGGCCGAGGCCGCCGGCATCCTGCGCCGCAGCACCCGCCGCTCGCTCCTGCTCATCGACGAGGTCGGGCGCGGCACCGGAACGATCGACGGGCTCTCGATCGCGCAGGCGATCTGTGAATACCTCCTGGGATTGGAGGCGCAGGCGCCGATGGTGCTCTTCGCCACCCATTTCCACGAGCTGTGCGCGCTTGCGGATCACTGGCCGCTCGTTGCCAATTACCATATCACGGCGGTCGAAAACACCGCGCGCGACGGTGCGCCCGTTTTCTCGCATCGCGTCCAAGCCGGCAGTTCATCGCGCTCGTTCGGACTCGAGGTGGCGCGCATGGCGGGTTTGCCGCCCGCCGTCGTCGAGCGCGCACGCGAGATTGCCGACGCGCTCTCCGGCCAATCCGACCTCGAAGTCACCGCGCCGCTGCGGCGCCGTCTATCGAAAGCCGGCGCGTCGGAGGAGCAGCTTTCGCTGCTATGA
- the mutL gene encoding DNA mismatch repair endonuclease MutL: MINLLDPITIGQIAAGEIIERPQSIVKELVENAVDAGAARVSVVLERGGSERIDVIDDGGGIAPEELPLAVRRHATSKLARAEDLESVATLGFRGEGLASIAAVARLEIVTRTAASPIGSRIVAHAERAEPVEPAAAAIGTRVSVSELFANVPVRREYLKSPGAEFTRISSWLSSFALGYPHVTFVLRHDGKDVWILPASADPRERLAMVFGKDAAANLIALEPDAARMLDGRVSGYVSAPGHDRGDRRMQLLFVNGRLLRSTLLAGAWTAGYTTFAMIGRQPYGVLMLDLPPEHVDPNVHPTKSDVRLRFGNQVFDAVRRAIGATLHHHATARFADSTNGSVSFAPQEIDVSLPHVQSLFERPLGDPSDVPGLRMRVLAQLHRTYILASDGEGLLLVDQHAAHERIAYEAIVERARERAPSEPLLVPIVVELDAQQSVALERALELLREGGLEIEAFGERTYRITATPAGYGARAFDVAGFLADLTDEPRARDVRERIWASLACHSVAVAGERLEFDEMTGLIERLSVCANPMHCPHGRPTMVRLSPDEIAKMFKRL; this comes from the coding sequence ATGATCAACCTTCTCGACCCGATAACGATCGGACAGATCGCGGCCGGGGAGATCATCGAACGGCCGCAATCGATCGTCAAGGAGCTGGTGGAGAACGCGGTCGACGCCGGCGCGGCGCGCGTGAGCGTCGTGCTCGAACGCGGCGGCAGCGAACGCATCGACGTGATCGACGACGGCGGCGGAATCGCGCCGGAGGAATTGCCGCTCGCGGTGCGCCGTCACGCAACCAGCAAACTCGCACGCGCCGAAGATCTCGAGTCGGTTGCGACGTTGGGCTTCCGCGGCGAGGGTCTCGCTTCGATCGCCGCGGTTGCACGCCTCGAGATCGTCACGCGAACCGCAGCGTCGCCGATCGGCTCGCGTATCGTCGCACATGCGGAGAGGGCCGAGCCGGTCGAGCCGGCAGCGGCCGCGATCGGGACGCGCGTGAGCGTGAGCGAGCTTTTTGCGAACGTTCCGGTGCGGCGCGAATATCTCAAAAGCCCGGGCGCGGAGTTTACGCGGATCTCGAGCTGGCTTTCGAGCTTTGCACTCGGGTATCCGCACGTTACGTTCGTCTTGCGTCACGACGGCAAGGACGTTTGGATTCTGCCGGCCTCGGCCGATCCGCGCGAACGGCTCGCGATGGTCTTCGGAAAAGACGCCGCCGCGAACCTGATCGCGCTCGAACCCGATGCCGCACGCATGCTCGACGGCAGGGTGAGCGGCTACGTGAGCGCGCCGGGCCACGATCGCGGCGATCGCCGCATGCAGTTGCTGTTCGTGAACGGACGGCTGCTCCGCAGCACGCTGCTCGCCGGCGCGTGGACCGCCGGCTACACAACCTTCGCGATGATCGGCCGTCAGCCGTACGGCGTGCTGATGCTCGATCTGCCGCCCGAACACGTCGATCCGAACGTGCATCCGACCAAGAGCGACGTGCGGTTGCGGTTCGGAAATCAGGTTTTCGACGCGGTCCGGCGCGCGATCGGGGCAACGCTGCACCATCACGCCACCGCGCGTTTCGCGGATTCGACGAACGGATCGGTTTCGTTCGCTCCGCAAGAGATCGACGTCTCGCTGCCGCACGTGCAGTCGCTCTTCGAGCGCCCGCTGGGCGATCCGAGCGATGTTCCCGGCTTGCGCATGCGCGTGCTCGCGCAGCTGCACCGCACCTATATCCTGGCGAGCGACGGCGAAGGGCTCCTCTTGGTCGACCAGCACGCCGCGCACGAGCGCATCGCCTACGAGGCGATCGTCGAGCGCGCGCGCGAGCGCGCGCCCAGCGAGCCGCTGCTGGTACCGATCGTCGTCGAACTCGATGCGCAGCAAAGCGTTGCGCTGGAACGGGCACTCGAGCTGCTGCGCGAAGGCGGGCTCGAGATCGAGGCTTTCGGCGAACGAACCTATCGCATCACGGCGACGCCTGCCGGATACGGGGCGCGCGCCTTCGACGTCGCGGGCTTTCTGGCGGATCTCACCGATGAGCCCAGAGCGCGCGATGTGCGCGAGCGCATCTGGGCCTCGCTCGCATGCCATTCGGTAGCGGTTGCCGGCGAGCGGCTCGAGTTCGACGAGATGACCGGCTTGATCGAGCGTTTGTCGGTTTGCGCCAACCCGATGCATTGCCCGCACGGACGTCCCACCATGGTGCGGCTTTCGCCGGATGAGATCGCAAAGATGTTCAAGCGACTCTAA
- the miaA gene encoding tRNA (adenosine(37)-N6)-dimethylallyltransferase MiaA, producing the protein MPVLILAGATASGKTDLAVSLAQRFDAEIVGADSRQIYRGMPIGTAAPSEGQARAVPHHLIGFLDPYERYSAARYARDAVRTIEAIRARGRRAIVVGGTGFYLRALAGDVDLAPQYDEALRERLAREARLHPPDVLWSWLRARDPRRAATLEPADSYRVIRALEVALAAPSTRGDGAAGVTLRSARIPFVKVALDVPLATIDARIDARTDVMLAQGLLDEAERIGAAAVAANAVGYPQALAFLNGWSTREELRTALVRATRRYARRQRSWLRSEPGVSWLAPDSVESAAREKLGWT; encoded by the coding sequence GTGCCCGTTCTGATTCTCGCCGGCGCGACCGCATCGGGGAAGACCGATCTTGCGGTCTCGCTTGCGCAACGCTTCGATGCCGAGATCGTCGGCGCCGACTCGCGTCAAATCTACCGCGGCATGCCGATCGGCACCGCCGCTCCGAGCGAGGGGCAGGCGCGCGCCGTTCCGCATCATTTGATCGGCTTTCTCGATCCGTACGAGCGTTACTCCGCCGCCCGTTACGCGCGGGACGCGGTGCGGACGATCGAAGCCATTCGAGCGCGTGGACGGCGCGCGATCGTCGTGGGCGGCACCGGATTCTATCTACGCGCTTTAGCCGGCGACGTCGATCTCGCGCCGCAATACGACGAGGCGCTGCGCGAGCGGCTCGCCCGCGAGGCGCGCTTGCATCCCCCGGATGTGTTGTGGTCGTGGCTGCGCGCGCGCGATCCGCGGCGAGCTGCGACGCTCGAACCCGCCGACTCGTATCGCGTGATTCGGGCGCTCGAGGTTGCGCTGGCGGCGCCGAGCACGCGCGGCGACGGCGCGGCCGGTGTCACGCTGCGAAGCGCGCGCATTCCGTTCGTCAAGGTTGCGCTCGACGTTCCGCTCGCGACGATCGACGCACGGATCGACGCGCGCACCGACGTGATGCTGGCGCAAGGGTTGCTCGACGAAGCGGAACGAATCGGAGCCGCCGCGGTCGCGGCGAATGCCGTCGGTTATCCGCAAGCGTTAGCGTTCTTGAACGGTTGGAGCACGCGCGAGGAGCTGCGCACCGCGCTGGTTCGCGCAACGCGCCGCTATGCGCGCCGGCAACGTTCGTGGTTGCGCTCGGAACCGGGCGTGAGCTGGCTCGCGCCCGATTCGGTCGAGTCGGCGGCAAGGGAAAAGCTCGGCTGGACGTAA
- the hfq gene encoding RNA chaperone Hfq, which translates to MPGSLQDSFLAECRRGGTAVTVYLMNGFQLRGTVKGFDPFTLLLEYEGKTHLIYKHAISTISPAAPVAVHENGEGAQASS; encoded by the coding sequence ATGCCCGGCAGTCTTCAAGACAGCTTTCTCGCCGAATGCCGACGCGGCGGTACCGCCGTGACCGTCTACCTCATGAACGGCTTCCAGCTCCGCGGCACCGTCAAGGGGTTCGATCCGTTTACCTTGCTCCTGGAATACGAGGGCAAGACGCACCTGATTTACAAGCACGCGATTTCGACGATCTCGCCGGCCGCGCCGGTCGCCGTGCACGAGAACGGCGAAGGAGCGCAGGCAAGCTCATGA
- the dapF gene encoding diaminopimelate epimerase, translating to MSARVAVSKMHGARNDFIVLDARKQSVDDVHAFARRWCDRRAGVGADGLLVIGTSARAPVSMRVINADGSEAEMCGNGVRCVARYLDERGEGAQLEIDTMGGLIRTSVIERGEVYQVRVDVGEPQIVSRDATHPQSAVVVVGNPHLVLFRETIDAFDLRALGEEAAAEFPGGINVHLVEVDSPASLRARHYERGAGLTMACGTGAVASAVAAAARGDVRSPVLVRVPGGELSIEWNGSGHAFMTGPAVHVFDTQL from the coding sequence ATGAGCGCTCGCGTCGCCGTCTCGAAAATGCACGGCGCGCGCAACGACTTCATCGTCCTGGATGCGCGAAAGCAATCGGTCGACGACGTGCACGCGTTCGCCCGGCGCTGGTGCGACCGCCGCGCGGGCGTCGGCGCCGACGGCTTGCTGGTGATCGGAACGTCGGCGCGCGCGCCCGTCTCGATGCGCGTCATCAACGCGGACGGCAGCGAGGCCGAGATGTGCGGGAACGGCGTGCGCTGCGTCGCGCGCTATCTCGACGAACGCGGCGAAGGCGCGCAGCTCGAGATCGATACGATGGGCGGGCTCATCCGTACCAGCGTGATCGAACGCGGCGAGGTCTATCAGGTGCGGGTCGACGTCGGCGAGCCGCAAATCGTCAGCCGTGACGCGACGCATCCGCAGAGTGCGGTGGTCGTGGTCGGCAATCCGCACCTCGTGCTCTTTCGCGAAACGATCGACGCATTCGATCTGCGCGCGCTCGGCGAAGAGGCCGCCGCCGAGTTTCCCGGCGGGATCAACGTTCATCTGGTCGAGGTTGATTCGCCCGCCTCGTTGCGCGCGCGCCACTATGAGCGCGGTGCCGGGCTGACGATGGCGTGCGGTACCGGCGCGGTCGCCAGCGCCGTCGCGGCGGCGGCGCGCGGCGACGTGCGCAGCCCCGTGCTGGTGCGCGTCCCCGGCGGCGAATTGAGCATCGAGTGGAACGGCAGCGGCCATGCGTTCATGACCGGTCCGGCGGTGCACGTTTTCGATACCCAACTATGA
- a CDS encoding radical SAM protein, whose translation MIGLAYCDRAGRIYYDETRTPLADGGIVREAFADELIPAPPGTVEMILPGRRARTTAGTVRGRYALAVMLPAGYTRLLVPAYAPEEGAPALPLFGYTFAAVIDDRLHVAAMKTDESEDWQPRAFTPGELETLLERRMKTDPGNQVLAQVALCSREYGCFTAQNVFLERGEAALPVSPKCNARCIGCISEQEPDAGLPSPQARIEYETTANELARIAIHHLERVDDGIVSFGQGCEGEPLLRSIAIAAAIERIRTARPNGTINLNTNGSLPSALERCIDAGLQAVRISLNSFRPRVYAAYYRPIGYTLEDVFASVRLAVRHGLRVSLNLLTHPGVTDDEDEVTAMTALLDETPVAMIQTRTLNIDPQWYFDAVGRPRNPIGMRRVIETIRRTPVAVGNFTHTH comes from the coding sequence ATGATCGGTCTGGCCTATTGCGATCGCGCGGGTCGTATTTACTATGATGAAACGCGCACGCCGCTGGCCGACGGCGGGATCGTTCGCGAAGCGTTTGCCGACGAATTGATTCCGGCGCCGCCGGGAACGGTCGAGATGATCTTGCCGGGACGGCGCGCGCGCACGACCGCCGGCACGGTGCGCGGGCGCTACGCGTTGGCCGTGATGCTGCCGGCCGGTTACACGCGGCTGCTCGTTCCCGCCTACGCGCCGGAAGAGGGCGCGCCCGCCCTCCCGCTCTTCGGTTACACGTTTGCCGCGGTCATCGACGACCGGCTGCACGTGGCCGCGATGAAGACCGACGAGAGCGAGGACTGGCAGCCGCGCGCGTTCACACCGGGTGAACTCGAGACGCTCCTCGAGCGGCGCATGAAGACCGATCCCGGTAATCAAGTACTGGCCCAAGTCGCGCTCTGCTCGCGCGAGTACGGCTGTTTCACCGCCCAGAACGTCTTTCTCGAACGCGGCGAGGCGGCGCTCCCGGTTTCGCCAAAATGCAACGCACGCTGCATCGGCTGCATCTCCGAGCAGGAACCGGATGCCGGATTGCCCTCGCCGCAAGCCCGTATCGAATACGAGACCACGGCGAACGAACTCGCGCGCATTGCGATCCACCACTTGGAGCGCGTCGACGACGGCATCGTCTCGTTCGGACAGGGCTGCGAGGGCGAACCGCTGCTGCGCTCGATCGCGATCGCGGCGGCGATCGAACGCATCCGCACGGCGCGACCGAACGGTACGATCAACCTCAACACCAACGGCAGTCTTCCAAGCGCGCTCGAACGCTGCATCGACGCCGGGCTGCAAGCCGTCCGCATCAGCCTCAACTCGTTCCGCCCGCGGGTCTACGCCGCGTACTACCGCCCGATCGGCTACACGCTGGAAGACGTCTTCGCATCGGTTCGTTTGGCGGTGCGGCACGGTTTGCGCGTCAGCCTGAATCTGCTCACGCATCCGGGCGTAACCGACGATGAAGACGAGGTCACCGCGATGACGGCGCTTCTCGACGAGACGCCGGTTGCGATGATTCAAACGCGCACGCTGAATATCGATCCGCAATGGTATTTCGACGCGGTTGGACGTCCGCGCAATCCGATCGGCATGCGGCGGGTCATCGAAACGATCCGTCGAACTCCCGTCGCGGTCGGCAACTTCACCCACACCCATTAA
- a CDS encoding cation:proton antiporter, with product MKLQYIVVLVLAGIGYGMIEPGRLTYAFGHATLYVLLPALLFEAAWNLRYRAMLRGWRAIAILAVPGVLLTAVLIAGALAVVHVPFKTGLLAGAILSATDPIAVVGIFRRMRVPALLSTIVECESLFNDAVAVALYRAVLAAVLAGSVGAAGLAQISATAIAGVIGGIAIGIGIAFVAAALLRNRNDVVLQILATGLCAYVSYYAADRLDCSGIFATIAGGIAIRSFERRWISLTVAEDVNRFWDVAALVANALVFFLVGAALDVSIVTLDPAFVLAALAGVMIARVAVSGLLLPTGYPREWLDVVRVAGMRGALSLALAIALPQVPQREAIIAATFAVALATIISSTLTVPPVVARVAARRPNG from the coding sequence GTGAAACTGCAGTACATCGTCGTGCTGGTTCTCGCCGGCATCGGCTACGGCATGATCGAGCCTGGGCGTCTGACCTACGCCTTCGGGCACGCGACGCTCTACGTGTTGCTGCCCGCGCTGCTCTTCGAAGCCGCCTGGAATTTGCGCTATCGCGCGATGCTGCGCGGCTGGCGTGCGATCGCGATCCTCGCCGTGCCGGGCGTGCTGCTCACCGCGGTCCTGATCGCGGGCGCGCTCGCGGTCGTGCACGTGCCGTTCAAGACCGGGTTGCTCGCCGGGGCAATCCTCTCGGCGACCGATCCGATCGCCGTGGTCGGGATCTTCCGCCGGATGCGCGTGCCCGCGCTGCTCAGCACGATCGTCGAATGTGAGTCGCTCTTCAACGATGCGGTCGCGGTTGCGCTCTATCGCGCCGTGCTCGCGGCGGTGCTGGCCGGGTCGGTCGGCGCTGCGGGTCTCGCGCAGATCTCGGCGACCGCGATCGCCGGCGTGATCGGCGGCATCGCGATCGGAATCGGTATCGCGTTCGTCGCCGCGGCGCTGTTGCGAAATCGCAACGACGTCGTCCTGCAGATCCTCGCCACCGGCCTGTGCGCATACGTCAGCTATTACGCTGCCGATCGGCTCGACTGTTCGGGCATTTTTGCGACCATTGCCGGCGGCATCGCCATCCGCTCCTTCGAGCGACGGTGGATCAGTCTCACCGTCGCCGAGGACGTCAATCGCTTTTGGGACGTGGCCGCGCTGGTCGCGAATGCGCTCGTCTTCTTTCTGGTCGGCGCGGCGCTCGACGTGTCGATCGTTACGCTCGACCCGGCGTTCGTGCTGGCGGCGCTAGCGGGCGTGATGATCGCTCGCGTCGCCGTGTCCGGCTTGCTGCTCCCGACCGGCTACCCGCGCGAGTGGCTCGACGTCGTCCGCGTGGCGGGGATGCGCGGGGCGCTCTCGCTGGCGCTGGCGATCGCGCTGCCGCAGGTACCGCAGCGCGAGGCGATCATCGCGGCGACATTTGCGGTCGCGCTTGCGACGATCATCTCATCGACGCTGACCGTGCCCCCGGTGGTCGCGAGGGTCGCTGCACGACGTCCGAACGGATGA
- a CDS encoding outer membrane beta-barrel protein has protein sequence MFHALVLAAIVAASPSATPSPSPAPTASPAPAYSVHGAFSGYGNFKTQSDLATQTDVSNALLTFSKNTGRVQASVTTGAYAFPVAGQPLVPTTRQPGANTALYGAVPAYDVAYVPNGNVTVSAGQLATMLGQENGFTFQNVDIQRGIVWAAEPTFSRGVRVAYTNGKMTGDLEYDDGYYSGSSGRAVEGLAGWAPTANTDWSFAFIVPGANTPPNVTAAIANKREYDFMLTQQFGKLQLEPYVLYVQSPASAALGYTGSESALGAALLANYAWNAVYSVGGRFESFGNHGATADTSLNADLVGFGPGSRATTWTITPQYHPGPFFARAEYSLVTVNDAIVGFGPTGTLTDQSRFLVELGAQF, from the coding sequence ATGTTCCACGCCCTCGTTTTGGCGGCGATCGTTGCTGCATCGCCTTCCGCAACTCCGTCACCATCCCCGGCGCCGACGGCTTCGCCTGCGCCCGCATACTCGGTGCACGGCGCCTTTTCCGGATACGGGAATTTCAAGACGCAGAGCGATCTTGCGACCCAAACCGACGTAAGCAACGCGCTCCTCACCTTCTCGAAAAACACCGGACGAGTGCAAGCGAGCGTGACCACCGGCGCGTACGCGTTTCCGGTGGCCGGTCAGCCGCTCGTCCCGACGACGAGGCAGCCGGGCGCGAACACCGCGCTGTACGGTGCCGTGCCGGCGTACGATGTGGCGTATGTCCCGAACGGCAACGTGACGGTGAGCGCTGGTCAGCTCGCGACCATGCTCGGCCAAGAGAACGGCTTCACCTTTCAGAATGTCGATATTCAGCGCGGCATCGTGTGGGCGGCGGAGCCGACGTTCAGCCGCGGCGTGCGCGTCGCGTACACCAACGGTAAGATGACCGGCGATCTCGAGTACGACGACGGCTACTATTCCGGCAGCAGCGGACGCGCGGTCGAGGGCCTGGCCGGCTGGGCGCCGACGGCCAACACCGACTGGAGCTTCGCGTTCATCGTTCCGGGCGCAAACACGCCGCCGAACGTCACCGCTGCAATCGCGAACAAACGGGAGTACGATTTCATGCTGACGCAGCAGTTCGGAAAGCTGCAGCTCGAACCGTACGTACTCTACGTCCAATCGCCCGCCTCGGCCGCACTCGGCTACACCGGCAGCGAGAGCGCACTCGGTGCCGCCCTCCTCGCGAACTACGCGTGGAACGCCGTCTATTCGGTCGGCGGGCGCTTCGAGTCGTTCGGCAACCATGGCGCGACCGCCGACACCTCGCTCAACGCGGATCTCGTCGGCTTTGGCCCCGGAAGCCGCGCCACCACGTGGACGATTACGCCGCAATATCATCCCGGCCCGTTCTTCGCGCGCGCCGAATACTCGTTGGTCACGGTGAACGATGCGATCGTCGGGTTCGGCCCCACCGGGACACTTACCGATCAATCCCGCTTTCTCGTCGAACTGGGAGCGCAATTCTGA
- the kdpF gene encoding K(+)-transporting ATPase subunit F yields MQFDDVVGIILTLAGLVYLTYAMLRPEKF; encoded by the coding sequence ATGCAATTCGATGACGTCGTCGGTATCATTTTGACCCTCGCCGGTCTCGTGTATCTCACGTATGCGATGCTTCGTCCGGAAAAATTCTAG